The genome window ATCTTTTCAAGCTGGGATTGGTTGGCAGGATGGCGGATATTAAAACCGTTATAAAATTTGCCGTTCCCGCCTCAATTATGGCTATTGTCGGGGCGCTGTTATTAAACTATTTTGCCGATGTTCCTCCCCTTATAGAGTATAGTCTTGCAGGCAGAATCTTCAGCATTACGGTTGTAAAAATTGTGGTCGCTATTCTTCTGGCAATTTTTGCAGTCCTGGAACTCAGCCCCCGTTTAGGGAAATTAGAATTTAATCCTAAATATATTCCACTCGGTGGGGCGTTTTCCGGATTCTTTGGCGGACTGTCAGGTCAGCAAGGTGCTTTGCGCTCCGCATTTTTGATACGAAGCGGTTTGAAGAAAGAGGCATTTATCGGAACAACAGTCGTTTCGGCTGTGATAGTGGATATATCACGGCTTATTGTTTATGGCATCACCTTCTTTTCAAAAAATATTGCCATACTGCAAAATCAGATTGGAATAGGATTAATTACTGCTGCCACTTTAACGGCATTTTTAGGCTCATTTATAGGCTCACGCCTCATCAAAAAGATCACCTTTCGCTTAATTCAAATCATTGTTGGTGCATTATTGCTTTTTGTATCGGTTTTGCTGGTAACCGGATTAATTTGATCTGCCGCATTATGGGCAAGGCTCAATTGCATAAGAAATTAAGTAATCTACAGATTGAAGAAACTGCCAGCATATTGATTCCTGCTGTTGGCCTCTTGCATGGAATGAATGTACAAAAAACTTATTATGAAATTGGTAAAAGGAGGATTTCGATGAAACAAAAAATAATAAATTGGATCCTGGGGCGTTGTTATGGAAAGCTTGTATTATTTTATGGTAAATTCCCTATCTTTTTATGTTTTCTATTCCTTTTCATTCTCACCTCTAATTTTCCTTCTTCGCTCCACGGGGCAGAAGAATTTTCTGAAAAGAAACCGGACCTTACCCTCTCAAACTTCTTTTCCGAAGGTTGGAAGTTTGGTCAATGGGAAGAGACAGAACAGGAACCAGACCAGGCGCCACGGTTCAGACTCCTCAAGATTCCCGCTACAGTCTTTGAGCGTGAGGTACGCATGAATTACTCGTTTACCAACAATGGTGATGGCGGTGAACTTGACGAGCACGAATGGGAATTTGAATTCGAGATGCCAATCAGTCGGAGACTTCTGCTGGAAGTAGAGCCAAAAATCATATCCCTATCTCCTAATGATGGTGATACCACCAGCGGTTTTGGTGATACATCGCTTATAATTTGAGTAAATAGTAAATTCCGAGGAAATTCGCAGAAACCAGGTACAAAAGAACACCAAAAGAAAAACAGAAATCTTCAGAATTAATTTTGATGTTCCCTGAATTTCCCCATGTCTTTTCAATTAAGGACAACGCCCCTTTCAGATGGCAGGAGGTAACTCCTGCCACCACATCAAATTTGAAAAACTGCAAGATAAATCTTGTACTCCGGTTTTCAAGAAGCTAAAGTATTAAGGTTTTTCTAATTTCTCTTCTGTTTTTTATAAAACTATGGCAATAACAAAATCAATTATATTATTCATACTTGCCGGATTATGTGAGATCGGCGGTGGGTATCTCGTATGGCTCTGGCTTCGGGAAGGAAAGGGCATTACTGTTGGTATTTTAGGAGGGATTATTTTAGTGCTGTATGGAATAATCCCCACGCTTCAGCCTGCCCACTTTGGCAGGGTTTATGCAGCATACGGAGGTGTGTTTGTTATCATGTCCATTCTCTGGGGGTGGAAGATAGACAAAGTGAATCCCGATAAATACGACATTATTGGCGGCATTATTTGTCTTATCGGAGTCTCTGTCATCATGTACTGGCCAAGAAGTGCTTGATACAACAGGATGTCCGTTATGATCACATTGCCTTTGAAATAAGTTCTCCCAGGGCAGAAAAAATATGCTTCACCATCTCTTTTTCCGGAAGCGGGACCTTTAGATAGGTTTGTCCGGTCTTTTCATCTTTACCAATTAGCAGGTCAAGTTGTTCCTTAGATGAAGTTGCAGGTGCTGATAAAGCCTTGCTGAGGTTCATCAGGAATCGTGCTCCGCTGTTGAGCAGATGACCGAGTTGATCGGCCTCTGTCTGCCCTTTTTCTCCAACAGAGATTGCTTTTGAAGTTTTTTCTCCGAGAACAATTTCACTCTCTTCTGCGGCTTCATCCGCTTTTGCTTCCGTTTCTTCCTGCGCCGATTGTTCAGGGTCAGACCTCTCCAGCCCTTCCTTTACTGTTTCCATTGTTTTCATAAACCTCTTGAGTTGCGAATCTCCAATCATTACAACGTTTTCTCCGTCAGAATCCAATGCACCTGTAAACAGTGATTTCTTAAATTTCAGGAGTTTCAGTATTTTTTCTTCAATAGAGTGAGATGACACAAAGTTTATTACCCGAACCGTTTTGCGTTGGCCAAGGCGGTGTACTCTCCCAATGCGCTGTTCAAGAATTGCCGGATTCCAGGGGATGTCCATATTAATTACCACCGATCCGCTTTGCAGGTTTAAACCAACTCCGCCCGCATCGGTGGAAAGAAATACCTTACATGAAGAGTCCTCCTTGAATTTCACCATCAATCCCTTTCTCTGTTTTGAAGGAACATTGCCGTTTAAATGGACGTATTCAATCTTGTTTCTGTCAAGAATATGTTCAACCAATTCTGTCATCCTGAGCCATTGGCTGAAGATAACCACCTTTTCTCCGCCTTCGATAACAAGCTCCTTCAATATGATCTCTAACTCCTCAATCTTCGGACCATGAATCGTTTTCTTATCCACCAGAGACGTATTATCCGCCGCCATACGCATAAAATTCAGGGCAATCTGCAGCCGCCGCTGGTCCGCCTCGCACAGGAATCGGTAACGTCTCCATTTTGCCACTAATTTTGCCACAATGCTGTAATTTTCGTCGTGGATCTCCCACTGTTCCTTTGTCATGGAAACAAAGAAATTTTTGTCAATGCGGCCAGGCAACTGCTTTAACACTTCATCCTTCTTCCGTCGGATCAAAACATGTTTTAATGATTCTCTGACCGATTGGAGGTGCTGGTATCCAATAACCTTGCCTTCTTTATCCAATACCCTGTGATTTTGGACAAAACGGTACAATGGGCCGAGGTGACGTTTGTCGATAAATTCCATGATGGAGTGCAGTTCCTCGATCCTGTTTTCTATCGGAGTACCGGTAAGTACAATAGCAAAAGGAGATTCAAGCTGTTTTACATGTTTTGCAGTGCGCGTCTTCCAGTTGTAATTGAATAATCTTGGCGCGGTGTTGCGCATCCTGAAGTTCTGCGACATAATCCATGACGTCATCATGACATCTTACTTCATGGCCATTATTTTGTGGTATGGCGCTAAGAAATTCGTGAAAATGAAGCGCCTTGCTTTCTTTCAGGACGCCTTTTTCATCAAAAAAATTATTAACAATTTCAAGTAATTTCGAAGGAGTATCGTTTTCCCGTCCGGAAACGGATTTCACGTTTTAATCCATAGTGTAAATAAATTTCTGAAAATGGCGGACTATACCCTGAAAGAAAAGCCTTCTTTGCCCCTTTCTTTTTCTTTAGATTTGACAAAGTAAACTCGATATGTTTGCATGTGCCGAGGTTATTAATGCGGTAATCAGGGCAGGTGCAAAAATTACTTCCCGGAATATCACCACGAATAAATATTTTGTACGTCTTTTTCGTGCCGGGATTAGTCAGTAAAAATTCGGAAAAAACAGGGTGTGCGCCGATATTTTTCAGCCGGTAATTTTGTTGTTCGGCAAACTGTTTTCTTAGAATACGCTGCCATTCTTCAAGCTCAAGATCTTCCGGTTTATGTGTTCTTGGTACCTTTAATTGAATCGGTTTCGGTTTTTGTTTCCGTATTGTTTTAGAGTCTTTCCCTGTAACTTTTTTTCTGCCAGACCCTTTTGCCGACACAGAACTCATCGTATTACCCCTTTCTCCCTATCAATTAATTTACCGAATCCCCCCATAAGGTCAGACCTGGAAAGCAGAATACACAACATATTCTATTTCTTTGCTTGATTTGTAGAACAAATTCTATAGAATTACCTACTTTATTATATACTAAAATTTACTAATATGTACTAGTTTTAGTATTAAACCTTGCGATTATTCAATTAATTTACTAATATCAGTACATGTTAGTAAATTATAGTATATGGTTTTTATAGTACAGAAGACTATGAAAAAACCTGAAAAGCCTGAAACAGATTGGTTCTCAGTATTAAAAGATCCGGAGACCTTTCGTAAGGTTTTGATACATGCCAGTAGCCCTATCCATAAAGGGAAGTACATACATTGGGAAAAAACAAAATACCAGGAGTCTCCAAAAGGTCTTTCTCGAAAAGAGTGGTGGGCTGCTCTTAAAATTGCACGTTCAGGACAGTTGAGGGAAGTGCCTCTTTATGATATCTCAAAAAAGTGTTTTAAATTTTCATTACCTGATCCAGCCCTGGAATACCTTCACCACATAGATCAAGGCGCAGGTGGACATATTGAGATGTTAGGAGATGGCACCACCAATCCAAGGATTCGTGATCGATATATTGCACATTCTTTAATTGAGGAGGCGATCACCTCAAGTCAACTTGAGGGAGCGACTACTACACGCAAAGTAGCAAAAGAAATGCTTCGTTTAAACAGGAAGCCTCTCAATAAGGGCGAACAAATGATTGTAAATAACTATAAAACAATGCGCTTAATTCGAGAGAGAGCAGAGCTTCGTTTATCGAAGGAACTCGTATTAGAATTACACAGATATTTAACGGAAAATACGCTGGAAGATGCTGCAACTGTCGGCAGGTTTAGAAAAAAGAATGAAGATATCAAGGTGTACGAAACCGCTTCGAATGAAATTTTATATATCCCACCACCTGCGGGTGAGCTTGAAAAGAGAATAGAAACAATGTGCAAGTTTGCCAATGAAGAAATACCGAAATATTTTATACATCCTGTTATTAGAGCGATAATACTTCATTTTTGGCTGGCATACGATCATCCATTTGTTGATGGTAACGGACGTTGTGCCAGGGCTCTTTTTTATTGGTATATGTTACGAAAAAAGTATTGGCTTTTTGAATTTATTTCAATTTCGCAAATTATAAAGGAGGGACCATCCAAATATGGAAGGGCGTTTCTTTATACGGAAAGTGACGATAACGATCTTACATACTTTATTTTGTATCATTTGAAAATAGTAACAAGGGCAATTGAGGCGCTCCATGATTATATCGCGTGGAAAACGAAAACAATACATCAGGCAGAGCTATTACTCCGTAAATCATCCATTGATTTGAATTACCGTCAAATTGCTCTGTTGAGTCACTCTTTACGAAACCAGGATTTTATCTATACCGTAAGGTCCCACAAAAATAGTCATAAAATAGCTTATGAAACAGCAAGAAGTGATTTGTTTGATTTGGTAACAAAAGGATTTATGGAAAAACAGAAAAGAGGGAAAACGTACGAATTTCATCCCATAAAAGACCTGGCAGAACAAGTATCCTAAATTATGTTGCCTTGTCCAAATGGAAATACGGTTCAATCGTTTGAATACGCTTGTCTTCCAAAGGAAAACCTATCGTGAAATGGTATAAATCCTGATATATCTTCCCCTCTAATCTCAACATATCATGGATCATGTCATCAAAAAAACATCCGATGCCCGTTCCCCGCAGCCCGTGGGCTTCCGCCTCCAGATACAGTATCTGGCCAATCATACCTGTCTCCCAGAAAAGGCGAGGATACATCCATGGAGTCTTTTCCAGGACAGGTTGAAATCTTGCCAGCATACCCAGAGAAAAGGCGCTGTCACCGGCAATGTCCTGTTGACAGCTGACCATTTTCGCTCTATCACGCAACTCCCCTTTTTGGAGCAGATACATAGGGAAACCTTTTTCCTGCTGCTGCCAGACAAATTCCTTGGATAAAAGGGAATGCAACTCTTCTTCATGTTCGGGATTTCTCACAAACAAATACAACCCTTCCTGGACCTCCTTTACATTGTGGACGAACAAAACAAGATGTACATGCGGTTCATAAGGAAAACAATCAAAAGGGGCATGGTCTTCAGGCATCGTCCTTTCAAGGATAGACAAAAAAGTATTGCGCTCAATTTCACTTTTTGAAATATTATAAGCTTGCGCGCTTCGACGACGACGTATAATGGCCTGCGCAGTAAAAGATGATTCATTGTGATATTTCAAGGCCCTTTTCCGCATAATATTTGATGACGGGGCGTGTGCCGGCGCTCGTGTGGCATATGACACCGCTTCTATTATTTCCCAATCAATATGTTCGTTGCTCAACCTGTTGGGAGGCTTATCATATTTTAATGTATTACAAAGAGTAAAAAATTTTCTTATTTCACCCGGGTTCGTAGCTCCAACATTCACCCAGCACAGACAGTCTGCATGTTCTTCTTCGCATTCGACCCAATCAATATCTTCAAATCCCAGAAAGGAGTCCAGGTTGGAGTTGCTGATCTGCGTCTGGATAACTAACTTCCAGCCTAACAGATTTGCTGAGATGCGCAGCGCCGCAAGGGCATGACCTACATCATGATTACAATAACGAAAGGCGCGTTCACCATATTTCCAGGCCTCACGCCAGTAAATGCTCGTCAGGATTATGCCAAAACCGCCAATTTTTAACATGGAAGCCTCGGCAACATCCTTGATATCTGTTCGGAGTTCCAGGCAGTGGAGTAAAGGGTTGTAATGAACGACGCAGGAAGAAAGGTTCTCGATAGAAGGGAGCATTACATAACACTCCGTAGGGTGCAAATTACCGCTTGAAGGATTCATGCGCAACACCCATTCTGACTGTCCGTGTTTTTTCCATGCAGAGAGTCCCATACCCAGTTCAAGAAACGCAGCAAGGGTTTTCAGATTGAAGGGTTCCTTCTTATCTGCCCTGCCAACATAAAGGGCCTGATAGGGTATATCTTCATCTTTTTCTATGAGAGGGAGCTTCAGCCTTGTCGCTCCATTATAAAAGCGGAAAGGACTGGGCTCGTTCTCCCAATCCATATATCCCAGTGAAGCGGCATATCTATAAGGGTGATGTTTTGTCGCTTCATGATAAGTATAAACCTTTAGGGTGTCTTCATTGTGTTTAAGAGTCATGCCTTTACCCTTTTATGTAATACCATTTCCTTTTTCTCAGAGGGAGTTACGGAGGAACCTGGTTTTCAACAGTTGAAAATCCAGGATAGTCATAGGTAAAGCATTGGTAAATGCATTAGTTTTTATCCCTTTTTACCAGCTTTATCTTCGTTTGATTCTTTTAGTTTTATCTCTATGATTCTATAATGGTAAATTATACACTATTGCCAGGAAATAAATCATTAAAATGCATTACCACATTTTTATGATACTACCCTAACGAAAACAGTGTACGATACTCCGTATGCCGCTTCTCCTCGGCGCAGGAGATAGCAGAAAACATACATTTTAATGATTTGGTATACTCGAAAATAAAATATTTTAAAGCTCAAAGAAGAATAGAGAACCAAGAAACAGTGTAAAGTTTATCGTTTTTCTATCATACTTTCACGAACAGAAAACATTAGGTTATGGGAGGAGAGGTCTATGGCACATGATATTGAGTATAAGATTCACGGCGATGACATGCAGATCGTTGAGATTGAATTAGACCCAGGCGAAGCTGTCAGGGCTGAAGCGGGAGCAATGATGTTTATGGAGGAAGGGATTGAAATGGAGACCTCCACCGAAGGAGGTCTTTTTAAAGGCTTTAAACGGATGCTTACAGGCGAAAGTTTTTTTATAACAACGTTCCTGAATAACGGCTCAGGTAAAAAGCATGTCTCGTTTGGTGCTCCGTATCCCGGCAAAATAATTCCCCTTGAACTTGATACGCTGGGCGGAGAATTTTTGTGCCAGAAGGATGCTTTTCTATGTGCGGCAAAGGGCATTGAGATAGAAGTCGCCTTTACAAAAAAAATGGGTGCGGGGATATTTGGAGGTGAGGGGTTTATTTTGCAACGCCTTGTAGGTGATGGCCTGTCATTTGTTCATGCAGGTGGCGCCATCATAAAAAAAACCCTGGGGCCCCGTAAAACATTGCGTGTGGATACCGGTTGCCTTGTTGCATTTGCTCACACTGTGGATTACGATATCCAATTTATCAGTGGCTTTAAAAATGCCCTTTTCGGTGGTGAAGGATTGTTTCTTGCAAAATTAACCGGACCGGGAATTGTTTACTTGCAAAGTCTGCCCTTTTCAAGGCTCGCAGACCGAATCCTGGCTGCCGCCACGTTTAAAAGCAGGGGAGAAAGTAGAGGGCTTGGTGGGTTTGGAGGAGGTCTTTTAGGGGGATTTCTACAAGGCGATCATAATTAAATACAGTACTTAACATCACCCAAAAACTATCGTTTTTCAATGAATTTAGCAAAAAGGAATCATTATGAAACATTCTGACCCAATTTCTCACGTCATGACGACAAACGTGAAGACCGTACAGATCAATCAGCAGCTGAGTGAAGTAAGGAGAATGCTGGCTGAGCAGCAAATTCACCATGTTCCGGTGGTTAATGGAACAAAGCTTGTCGGTCTTATCAGCGCCACGGATATGTTAAAATTGAACTTTACCTCTCCTTACACAGACTGTAAGTCAATCGATGCATTCCTTGACCAGCAATATACGATCGAAAATGTTATGCAGAAAAATCTCGTTACAATTGATATTAAGGGTACGGTACGAAAGGCAGCCCATCTGCTCAGCGATGGCACCTTCCATTCCCTCCCGGTTATAGGAGATGACAACAAGCTTATCGGAATCATTACAAGCACAGACTTGATCAAGTATCTGGCTGCATTGTGCTAAATAGTATCTTCATTTAGGCTACGAAATCCTGTTTTTTTCACATTAATTGGAGCGTTCGCATGATGGCATAGCCGTAATCAAG of Candidatus Brocadiaceae bacterium contains these proteins:
- a CDS encoding sulfite exporter TauE/SafE family protein, with product MVYLVICTVSLVVSALTLFSGFGIGTLLMPAFSIFFPVEIAIATTAIVHLANNLFKLGLVGRMADIKTVIKFAVPASIMAIVGALLLNYFADVPPLIEYSLAGRIFSITVVKIVVAILLAIFAVLELSPRLGKLEFNPKYIPLGGAFSGFFGGLSGQQGALRSAFLIRSGLKKEAFIGTTVVSAVIVDISRLIVYGITFFSKNIAILQNQIGIGLITAATLTAFLGSFIGSRLIKKITFRLIQIIVGALLLFVSVLLVTGLI
- a CDS encoding YnfA family protein translates to MTKSIILFILAGLCEIGGGYLVWLWLREGKGITVGILGGIILVLYGIIPTLQPAHFGRVYAAYGGVFVIMSILWGWKIDKVNPDKYDIIGGIICLIGVSVIMYWPRSA
- a CDS encoding DEAD/DEAH box helicase; translation: MMTSWIMSQNFRMRNTAPRLFNYNWKTRTAKHVKQLESPFAIVLTGTPIENRIEELHSIMEFIDKRHLGPLYRFVQNHRVLDKEGKVIGYQHLQSVRESLKHVLIRRKKDEVLKQLPGRIDKNFFVSMTKEQWEIHDENYSIVAKLVAKWRRYRFLCEADQRRLQIALNFMRMAADNTSLVDKKTIHGPKIEELEIILKELVIEGGEKVVIFSQWLRMTELVEHILDRNKIEYVHLNGNVPSKQRKGLMVKFKEDSSCKVFLSTDAGGVGLNLQSGSVVINMDIPWNPAILEQRIGRVHRLGQRKTVRVINFVSSHSIEEKILKLLKFKKSLFTGALDSDGENVVMIGDSQLKRFMKTMETVKEGLERSDPEQSAQEETEAKADEAAEESEIVLGEKTSKAISVGEKGQTEADQLGHLLNSGARFLMNLSKALSAPATSSKEQLDLLIGKDEKTGQTYLKVPLPEKEMVKHIFSALGELISKAM
- a CDS encoding Fic family protein — its product is MKKPEKPETDWFSVLKDPETFRKVLIHASSPIHKGKYIHWEKTKYQESPKGLSRKEWWAALKIARSGQLREVPLYDISKKCFKFSLPDPALEYLHHIDQGAGGHIEMLGDGTTNPRIRDRYIAHSLIEEAITSSQLEGATTTRKVAKEMLRLNRKPLNKGEQMIVNNYKTMRLIRERAELRLSKELVLELHRYLTENTLEDAATVGRFRKKNEDIKVYETASNEILYIPPPAGELEKRIETMCKFANEEIPKYFIHPVIRAIILHFWLAYDHPFVDGNGRCARALFYWYMLRKKYWLFEFISISQIIKEGPSKYGRAFLYTESDDNDLTYFILYHLKIVTRAIEALHDYIAWKTKTIHQAELLLRKSSIDLNYRQIALLSHSLRNQDFIYTVRSHKNSHKIAYETARSDLFDLVTKGFMEKQKRGKTYEFHPIKDLAEQVS
- a CDS encoding SagB/ThcOx family dehydrogenase, whose protein sequence is MTLKHNEDTLKVYTYHEATKHHPYRYAASLGYMDWENEPSPFRFYNGATRLKLPLIEKDEDIPYQALYVGRADKKEPFNLKTLAAFLELGMGLSAWKKHGQSEWVLRMNPSSGNLHPTECYVMLPSIENLSSCVVHYNPLLHCLELRTDIKDVAEASMLKIGGFGIILTSIYWREAWKYGERAFRYCNHDVGHALAALRISANLLGWKLVIQTQISNSNLDSFLGFEDIDWVECEEEHADCLCWVNVGATNPGEIRKFFTLCNTLKYDKPPNRLSNEHIDWEIIEAVSYATRAPAHAPSSNIMRKRALKYHNESSFTAQAIIRRRRSAQAYNISKSEIERNTFLSILERTMPEDHAPFDCFPYEPHVHLVLFVHNVKEVQEGLYLFVRNPEHEEELHSLLSKEFVWQQQEKGFPMYLLQKGELRDRAKMVSCQQDIAGDSAFSLGMLARFQPVLEKTPWMYPRLFWETGMIGQILYLEAEAHGLRGTGIGCFFDDMIHDMLRLEGKIYQDLYHFTIGFPLEDKRIQTIEPYFHLDKAT
- a CDS encoding TIGR00266 family protein, coding for MAHDIEYKIHGDDMQIVEIELDPGEAVRAEAGAMMFMEEGIEMETSTEGGLFKGFKRMLTGESFFITTFLNNGSGKKHVSFGAPYPGKIIPLELDTLGGEFLCQKDAFLCAAKGIEIEVAFTKKMGAGIFGGEGFILQRLVGDGLSFVHAGGAIIKKTLGPRKTLRVDTGCLVAFAHTVDYDIQFISGFKNALFGGEGLFLAKLTGPGIVYLQSLPFSRLADRILAAATFKSRGESRGLGGFGGGLLGGFLQGDHN
- a CDS encoding CBS domain-containing protein, which produces MKHSDPISHVMTTNVKTVQINQQLSEVRRMLAEQQIHHVPVVNGTKLVGLISATDMLKLNFTSPYTDCKSIDAFLDQQYTIENVMQKNLVTIDIKGTVRKAAHLLSDGTFHSLPVIGDDNKLIGIITSTDLIKYLAALC